One Natrinema longum genomic window carries:
- a CDS encoding 50S ribosomal protein L22, with the protein MGINYSVDADPDATAKAMLRERHMSNKHSKEVAREIKGKTVGEAQAYLQDVIDETQSVPFKSHNAGAGHRSDIDGWDAGKYPEKVSKEFLDLLENVEANADHQGFDGESMEIVHVAAHKVGESVGRKPRAMGRASAWNTPQVDVEIVVEEPETEEDDN; encoded by the coding sequence ATGGGAATCAACTACTCAGTCGACGCCGATCCCGACGCCACCGCGAAAGCGATGCTTCGGGAGCGTCACATGAGCAACAAGCACAGCAAGGAGGTCGCACGCGAGATCAAGGGCAAAACCGTCGGCGAGGCCCAGGCGTACCTTCAGGACGTAATCGACGAGACCCAATCGGTGCCGTTCAAGTCCCACAACGCCGGTGCCGGACACCGCTCCGACATCGACGGCTGGGACGCCGGCAAGTACCCCGAGAAAGTCTCCAAGGAGTTCCTCGACCTGCTCGAGAACGTCGAAGCCAACGCGGATCATCAGGGATTCGACGGCGAATCCATGGAGATCGTCCACGTCGCCGCCCACAAGGTCGGCGAGTCCGTGGGTCGCAAGCCCCGCGCGATGGGGCGAGCGTCGGCCTGGAACACACCGCAGGTCGACGTCGAGATCGTCGTCGAAGAGCCCGAAACCGAGGAGGACGATAACTAA
- a CDS encoding 30S ribosomal protein S19 yields the protein MSQEYRTGREGEFTYRGYTLEELQEMELDEVVELLPARQRRSIQRGLSVEKQKLLEEAREKGEEETANDPIRTHLRDMPILPEFVGITFEVYNGQAFERVRVEPEMIGHYLGEFQLTRTSVEHGQAGIGATRSSKFVPLK from the coding sequence ATGAGTCAGGAGTACCGAACCGGCCGTGAAGGTGAGTTCACCTACCGCGGCTACACGCTCGAGGAGCTGCAGGAGATGGAGCTCGACGAGGTTGTGGAACTGCTCCCCGCACGACAGCGGCGAAGTATCCAGCGCGGTCTCTCCGTCGAGAAGCAAAAGCTTCTCGAGGAGGCCCGCGAGAAGGGCGAAGAAGAGACGGCGAACGACCCGATTCGAACGCACCTGCGGGATATGCCGATCCTGCCGGAGTTCGTTGGTATTACCTTCGAGGTCTACAACGGACAGGCGTTCGAGCGCGTTCGCGTCGAACCCGAAATGATCGGCCACTATCTCGGCGAGTTCCAGCTGACGCGGACCTCCGTCGAGCACGGACAGGCCGGCATCGGCGCGACCCGATCGTCGAAGTTCGTCCCACTGAAGTGA
- a CDS encoding 50S ribosomal protein L2 has translation MGRRIQGQRRGRGSSTFRAPSHRYKAKLEHKKEEDDDTIRGTVVDIEHDPARSAPIAAVEFEDGDQRLILAPEGITVGEELQVGVSAEIKPGNTLPLAEIPEGVPVCNVEANQGDGGRFARASGTNADLITHDRNAAVIQLPSGEVKRLDPQCRATIGVVAGGGRTEKPMVKAGNKYHKMKSRGTKWPRVRGVAMNAVDHPFGGGGRQHPGKPKSVSRDAPPGRKVGDISSRRTGRGGDK, from the coding sequence ATGGGACGACGCATTCAAGGACAACGACGCGGTCGCGGGAGTTCCACGTTCCGTGCCCCGTCGCACCGATACAAGGCGAAGCTCGAGCACAAAAAGGAGGAAGACGACGACACCATCCGAGGGACGGTCGTCGACATCGAACACGACCCGGCACGATCCGCACCGATCGCGGCAGTCGAGTTCGAAGACGGCGATCAGCGCCTCATCCTCGCGCCCGAAGGAATCACCGTCGGCGAGGAGCTACAGGTCGGCGTCTCCGCGGAGATCAAGCCGGGCAACACGCTCCCGCTCGCGGAAATTCCGGAGGGTGTGCCGGTCTGTAACGTCGAGGCGAACCAGGGCGACGGCGGTCGGTTCGCCCGCGCCTCGGGGACCAACGCTGACTTGATCACCCACGACCGCAACGCGGCGGTCATCCAGCTTCCCAGCGGCGAGGTCAAGCGCCTCGATCCGCAGTGTCGTGCCACCATCGGCGTCGTCGCCGGTGGCGGCCGAACCGAGAAGCCGATGGTCAAGGCAGGGAACAAGTATCACAAGATGAAGTCCCGGGGCACGAAGTGGCCTCGCGTCCGCGGTGTCGCGATGAACGCCGTCGACCACCCGTTCGGTGGCGGCGGCCGACAGCACCCCGGCAAACCCAAGTCCGTCTCGCGGGACGCCCCGCCGGGACGGAAGGTCGGTGACATCTCGTCCCGACGCACCGGTCGAGGTGGCGACAAATGA